One window from the genome of Roseomonas haemaphysalidis encodes:
- the carB gene encoding carbamoyl-phosphate synthase large subunit, whose translation MPKRTDIKSILIIGAGPIVIGQACEFDYSGAQACKALRAEGYRVILVNSNPATIMTDPGLADATYIEPITVEMVEKIIAKERPDALLPTMGGQTALNTSLKLAEAGVLAKYGCELIGAKAEVIDKAEDRLKFRDAMTKIGIESPRSHIAHTMEEARAGLEQVKLPCVIRPSFTLGGTGGGIAYNKQEFEEIVAAGLSASMTSEVLIEESVLGWKEFEMEVVRDSADNCIIVCSIENLDPMGVHTGDSVTVAPALTLTDKEYQRMRDASIACLREIGVDTGGSNVQFGINPADGRMVVIEMNPRVSRSSALASKATGFPIAKIAAKLAVGYTLDELKNDITMVTPAAFEPTIDYVVVKIPRFTFEKFPGTPATLTTSMKSVGEAMAIGRSFNEALQKGLRSLETGLSGLDDIAQPGDGSKEAHIASLATPKPDRVLDVAQAFRAGLSVEEIHGACKFEPWFLREIEKIVLAENAVRAQGLPADATGFRRLKAMGFADKRLAALVGKTEAEVAALRQKLAVLPVYKRIDTCAGEFASDTPYMYSTYEGGFGTPECESRPTDKKKVIILGGGPNRIGQGIEFDYCCVHACYALRDAGFETIMVNCNPETVSTDYDTSDRLYFEPLTAEDVIALIRKEQQSGEVLGCIVQYGGQTPLKLSQALHKAGIPILGTSAEAIDIAEDRERFQQLLKGLGLKQPQNGIVRTLEEATVEAERIGYPVVVRPSYVLGGRAMEIAYNKEQLLRFGKEAVKVSGENPILIDQYLQDAIEVDVDCIADEAGNVYVAGVMEHIEEAGIHSGDSACSLPPYSLSPAIITELKAETEAMAKALKVKGLMNVQYAVKDGEIFVLEVNPRASRTVPFVAKATGVAVAKIGARVMAGAKLSEFKLDDEAISRHVAVKEAVFPFNRFPNVDVILGPEMKSTGEVMGLDASFERAFAKAQLGAGVKLPEAGGAFISVKDSDKNAVVQLGRRLTEMGFSLLATRGTATRLREAGLEVGVVNKVMEGRPHCVDAIRNGEIQLVINTTGSGRAVTDSFDIRRGALTTGVPHYTTMAGARAAVHAIAALKAGTLDVAPVQAYFPPSF comes from the coding sequence ATGCCGAAGCGTACAGACATCAAGTCCATCCTGATCATCGGGGCCGGCCCCATCGTCATCGGCCAGGCCTGCGAGTTCGACTATTCCGGCGCGCAGGCCTGCAAGGCGCTGCGGGCGGAGGGCTACCGGGTGATCCTGGTGAACTCCAACCCCGCCACCATCATGACCGACCCCGGCCTGGCCGACGCCACCTACATCGAGCCGATCACGGTGGAGATGGTCGAGAAGATCATCGCCAAGGAACGCCCCGACGCACTGCTGCCGACCATGGGCGGCCAGACCGCGCTGAACACGTCTCTTAAATTGGCCGAGGCGGGTGTTCTCGCGAAGTACGGCTGCGAGCTGATCGGCGCCAAGGCCGAGGTGATCGACAAGGCCGAGGACCGGCTGAAGTTCCGCGATGCCATGACCAAGATCGGCATCGAGAGCCCGCGTTCCCACATCGCCCACACGATGGAGGAAGCGCGCGCGGGCCTGGAGCAGGTGAAGCTGCCCTGCGTCATCCGCCCGAGCTTCACGCTGGGCGGCACGGGCGGCGGCATCGCCTACAACAAGCAGGAATTCGAGGAGATCGTGGCCGCCGGCCTCTCGGCCTCGATGACCAGCGAGGTGCTGATCGAGGAATCCGTGCTGGGCTGGAAGGAGTTCGAGATGGAGGTGGTCCGCGACAGCGCGGACAACTGCATCATCGTCTGCTCCATCGAGAACCTCGACCCGATGGGCGTGCACACGGGTGACTCCGTGACGGTGGCGCCCGCGCTGACGCTGACCGACAAGGAATACCAGCGCATGCGCGATGCCTCCATCGCGTGCCTGCGCGAGATCGGCGTCGATACCGGCGGCTCCAACGTCCAGTTCGGCATCAACCCCGCCGATGGCCGCATGGTGGTCATCGAGATGAACCCGCGCGTGTCGCGCTCCTCGGCGCTGGCGTCCAAGGCCACCGGCTTCCCGATCGCCAAGATCGCCGCCAAGCTGGCCGTCGGCTACACGCTGGACGAGCTGAAGAACGACATCACCATGGTGACGCCGGCCGCCTTTGAGCCGACCATCGACTATGTTGTCGTCAAGATTCCCCGCTTCACCTTCGAGAAGTTCCCCGGCACGCCGGCGACGCTGACCACCTCGATGAAGTCGGTGGGCGAGGCGATGGCCATCGGCCGCTCCTTCAACGAGGCGCTGCAGAAGGGCCTGCGCTCGCTGGAAACCGGGCTCTCGGGCCTGGACGACATCGCGCAGCCGGGCGACGGCTCCAAGGAAGCGCATATCGCGTCCCTCGCGACGCCCAAGCCCGACCGCGTGCTGGACGTGGCCCAGGCCTTCCGCGCCGGCCTCTCGGTCGAGGAGATCCACGGCGCCTGCAAGTTCGAGCCCTGGTTCCTGCGCGAGATCGAGAAGATCGTGCTGGCCGAGAATGCCGTGCGCGCGCAGGGCCTGCCGGCGGATGCCACCGGCTTCCGCCGCCTGAAGGCGATGGGCTTCGCCGACAAGCGCCTGGCCGCCCTGGTCGGCAAGACGGAAGCCGAGGTGGCGGCGCTGCGCCAGAAGCTGGCGGTGCTGCCGGTCTACAAGCGCATCGACACCTGTGCCGGCGAGTTCGCGTCCGACACGCCCTACATGTACTCGACCTACGAGGGCGGCTTCGGCACGCCGGAGTGCGAAAGCCGGCCGACGGACAAGAAGAAGGTCATCATCCTCGGCGGCGGCCCCAACCGCATCGGCCAGGGCATCGAGTTCGACTATTGCTGCGTCCATGCCTGCTACGCGCTGCGCGACGCGGGCTTCGAGACCATCATGGTCAACTGCAATCCCGAAACGGTGTCCACCGACTACGACACCTCCGACCGCCTGTATTTCGAGCCGCTGACGGCCGAGGACGTGATCGCGCTGATCCGCAAGGAGCAGCAGAGCGGCGAGGTGCTGGGCTGCATCGTGCAGTATGGCGGCCAGACCCCGCTGAAGCTGAGCCAGGCGCTGCACAAGGCGGGCATCCCCATCCTGGGCACCTCGGCCGAGGCCATCGACATCGCCGAGGACCGCGAGCGCTTCCAGCAGCTGCTGAAGGGCCTCGGCCTGAAGCAGCCGCAGAACGGCATCGTCCGCACCCTGGAGGAAGCCACCGTCGAGGCCGAGCGCATCGGCTACCCCGTGGTGGTGCGCCCCTCCTACGTGCTGGGCGGCCGCGCCATGGAGATCGCCTACAACAAGGAGCAGCTGCTGCGCTTCGGCAAGGAGGCCGTGAAGGTCTCGGGCGAGAACCCGATCCTGATCGACCAGTACCTGCAGGACGCCATCGAGGTGGACGTGGACTGCATCGCCGACGAGGCGGGCAACGTCTATGTCGCGGGCGTGATGGAGCACATCGAGGAAGCCGGCATCCATTCCGGCGACAGCGCCTGCTCCCTGCCGCCCTACTCGCTCTCGCCCGCCATCATCACCGAGCTGAAGGCCGAGACGGAGGCGATGGCCAAGGCCCTGAAGGTCAAGGGCCTGATGAACGTGCAGTACGCGGTCAAGGACGGCGAGATCTTCGTGCTGGAGGTCAACCCGCGTGCCTCCCGCACCGTGCCCTTCGTCGCCAAGGCGACCGGCGTGGCGGTAGCCAAGATCGGCGCCCGCGTGATGGCCGGCGCCAAGCTGTCCGAGTTCAAGCTGGATGACGAGGCGATCAGCCGCCACGTGGCGGTCAAGGAAGCGGTCTTCCCCTTCAACCGCTTCCCGAATGTCGACGTCATCCTTGGTCCCGAGATGAAGTCCACCGGCGAGGTGATGGGCCTCGACGCGTCTTTCGAGCGGGCCTTCGCCAAGGCGCAGCTCGGCGCCGGCGTGAAGCTGCCGGAAGCGGGTGGCGCCTTTATCTCGGTCAAGGACAGCGACAAGAACGCCGTCGTCCAGCTCGGCCGCCGGCTGACCGAGATGGGCTTCAGCCTGCTCGCCACCCGCGGCACCGCCACCCGCCTGCGCGAGGCGGGGCTGGAGGTCGGCGTGGTCAACAAGGTGATGGAAGGCCGGCCGCATTGCGTGGACGCCATCCGCAATGGCGAAATCCAGCTGGTGATCAACACCACCGGCTCCGGCCGCGCCGTGACGGACAGCTTCGACATCCGGCGCGGCGCGCTGACCACGGGGGTGCCGCACTACACCACCATGGCCGGCGCCCGGGCCGCGGTGCACGCCATCGCGGCCCTGAAGGCCGGCACCCTTGATGTGGCGCCCGTGCAGGCTTACTTTCCCCCTTCGTTCTGA
- the greA gene encoding transcription elongation factor GreA yields the protein MQKFPMTAEGHARLEEELRQLKAEERPAVIRAIAEARAHGDLSENAEYHAARERQSFIEGRIAELETIVPASEIIDVSKFSGDQVKFGAYVTIIDDETEEEKSYRIVGAYEADMKNGSVSMSSPLARALIGKSVGDTVEVPAPGGARAYEIAKVRFR from the coding sequence GTGCAGAAGTTCCCGATGACCGCCGAAGGTCACGCCCGGCTCGAAGAGGAGCTGCGCCAGCTGAAGGCGGAAGAGCGCCCCGCCGTGATCCGGGCGATCGCCGAGGCCCGCGCGCATGGCGACCTCTCCGAGAACGCCGAGTACCACGCGGCGCGCGAGCGGCAGTCCTTTATCGAGGGCCGCATCGCGGAGCTCGAAACCATCGTGCCCGCCAGCGAGATCATCGACGTCTCGAAGTTCTCCGGCGATCAGGTGAAGTTCGGCGCCTATGTCACGATTATCGACGACGAGACGGAGGAGGAGAAGTCCTACCGCATCGTCGGTGCCTATGAGGCGGACATGAAGAACGGCTCCGTTTCCATGTCCTCGCCGCTGGCGCGCGCGCTGATCGGCAAGTCGGTGGGCGACACGGTGGAGGTGCCGGCGCCCGGCGGGGCGCGGGCCTACGAGATCGCCAAGGTACGCTTCCGCTGA
- a CDS encoding threonine ammonia-lyase — MPVAAPFDLPVIGLAEVRAAAARIQGAVLRTPTIPCHAVGRAVGAEVWLKLDNLQATGAFKERGAANRLALLSAREKAAGVVAMSAGNHAQAVARHASLLGILATIVMPRFTPSTKVVRTESWGARVVLHGETLAEAAAHAHELALREGLTFIHPYDDPGVIAGQGTMALEMVEDVPELQALVFPVGGGGLLAGCAVALAELSPATKVYGVEVEGYPAMAQRLAGQPVSVGGPTIAEGIAVRDVGETPHALLKRLGIEVLVVPERAVEQGIALLAEGAKVVAEGAGAAGVAALLAHPQRFAGRRVATPVCGGNIDARALSNVLLRQLLRDGRIMRLHFDIPDRPGVLSDISRRIADAGGNVIEVKHQQLFGAPTVQSTELELMVEVRDAAQGNAIIAAMEAAQYRVRRG; from the coding sequence ATGCCGGTCGCCGCCCCGTTCGACCTGCCCGTGATCGGGCTGGCCGAAGTCCGGGCGGCCGCCGCCCGCATTCAGGGCGCCGTGCTGCGGACGCCGACCATCCCCTGCCACGCCGTGGGGCGGGCGGTCGGCGCCGAGGTCTGGCTGAAGCTGGACAATCTGCAGGCCACCGGCGCCTTCAAGGAACGCGGCGCCGCCAACCGCCTGGCGCTGCTTTCGGCGCGGGAAAAGGCGGCCGGCGTGGTGGCCATGTCCGCCGGCAACCATGCCCAGGCCGTGGCCCGGCATGCCAGCCTGCTGGGCATCCTGGCCACCATCGTCATGCCGCGCTTCACGCCGTCGACCAAGGTGGTGCGCACGGAAAGCTGGGGCGCCCGCGTGGTGCTGCATGGCGAAACGCTGGCCGAAGCCGCGGCGCATGCCCATGAGCTGGCGCTGCGCGAGGGCTTGACCTTTATCCACCCCTATGACGACCCCGGCGTCATCGCCGGCCAGGGCACCATGGCGCTGGAGATGGTCGAGGATGTGCCGGAACTGCAGGCGCTGGTCTTTCCGGTCGGCGGCGGCGGCCTGCTGGCCGGCTGCGCCGTGGCGCTGGCGGAGCTGAGCCCCGCTACCAAGGTCTATGGCGTCGAGGTCGAGGGCTATCCCGCCATGGCGCAGCGCCTGGCCGGGCAGCCGGTGTCCGTCGGCGGCCCCACCATCGCCGAGGGCATCGCGGTGCGCGACGTGGGGGAAACGCCGCATGCCCTGCTGAAGCGCCTGGGGATCGAGGTGCTGGTGGTGCCGGAGCGCGCGGTGGAACAGGGCATCGCCCTGTTGGCCGAGGGCGCCAAGGTGGTGGCCGAGGGCGCGGGCGCCGCCGGCGTCGCCGCGCTGCTGGCGCATCCGCAGCGCTTCGCGGGCCGGCGGGTGGCGACCCCCGTCTGCGGCGGCAACATCGACGCCCGCGCGCTGTCCAATGTGTTGCTGCGCCAGTTGCTGCGGGATGGCCGCATCATGCGGCTGCATTTCGACATCCCGGACCGGCCCGGCGTGCTGTCCGACATCTCCCGGCGCATCGCCGATGCCGGCGGCAACGTCATCGAGGTCAAGCACCAGCAGCTGTTCGGCGCGCCCACGGTGCAGTCCACCGAGCTGGAGCTGATGGTGGAGGTGCGCGACGCCGCCCAGGGCAATGCCATAATCGCCGCCATGGAAGCGGCGCAGTACCGGGTGCGGCGGGGCTAG
- a CDS encoding Lrp/AsnC family transcriptional regulator yields the protein MPDSIDNLDAVDRQILAELQSDGRMTNVELARRVELSAPPCLRRVRRLEEAGIIKGYHAEVDPVALGWEITFFALVGLDSQKQAVLEAFQDEVKTWAEVRECHMIRGGGDFLVRLVARDTAHENQLTQRLTSHASVSRVQTLQTIHTAKQVPGVPL from the coding sequence ATGCCCGACTCTATCGACAACCTTGATGCCGTCGACCGCCAGATTCTGGCGGAGCTGCAGTCCGACGGCCGCATGACCAATGTGGAACTGGCGCGACGCGTGGAACTCTCGGCGCCGCCCTGCCTGCGGCGGGTGCGGCGGCTGGAGGAGGCCGGCATCATCAAGGGCTACCATGCCGAGGTGGACCCGGTGGCGCTGGGCTGGGAGATCACCTTCTTCGCCCTGGTCGGGCTGGACAGCCAGAAGCAGGCGGTGCTGGAAGCCTTCCAGGACGAGGTGAAGACCTGGGCCGAGGTCCGCGAATGCCACATGATCCGCGGCGGCGGCGACTTCCTGGTGCGGCTGGTGGCGCGCGACACGGCACATGAGAACCAGTTGACGCAGCGCCTGACCTCGCATGCCAGCGTGTCCCGCGTGCAGACCCTGCAGACGATCCACACGGCCAAGCAGGTGCCGGGGGTGCCACTCTGA
- the trxB gene encoding thioredoxin-disulfide reductase: MPELHRTRLLILGAGPAGYTAAIYAARAGLEPLVVAGMQPGGQLTITTEVENFPGFAAPIQGPWLMEQMREQAEHVGARIQYDLITSVDFSQRPFRATADSGDTFEAETVVIATGAQARWLGIPGEKELSGFGVSACATCDGFFYRGKDVAVIGGGNSAVEEALYLSNLAKSVTLIHRRDTLRAERILQQRLLAKSNVSVRWNSIPEEVLAETGGRTPVARGLRLRDAKTGEVSELAVEGVFVAIGHSPATGLFAGQLAMDAEGYLVTDPDSTRTSVEGVYAAGDVQDRVFRQAITAAGTGCMAALEAEKFLTLHEADQSQAASQAHAA; encoded by the coding sequence TTGCCCGAACTGCACCGTACCCGCCTGCTGATCCTCGGCGCCGGCCCCGCCGGTTACACGGCCGCGATCTATGCCGCGCGCGCCGGGCTGGAGCCCCTGGTCGTCGCCGGCATGCAGCCCGGCGGACAGCTGACCATCACCACCGAGGTGGAAAACTTCCCCGGCTTTGCCGCCCCCATCCAGGGCCCGTGGCTGATGGAGCAGATGCGCGAGCAGGCCGAGCATGTCGGCGCCCGCATCCAGTACGACTTGATCACCTCCGTCGATTTCTCGCAGCGGCCGTTCCGCGCCACCGCCGACTCGGGCGATACCTTTGAAGCCGAGACGGTGGTGATCGCCACCGGCGCGCAGGCCCGCTGGCTCGGCATCCCGGGCGAGAAGGAGCTGTCCGGCTTCGGCGTGTCCGCCTGCGCCACCTGCGACGGCTTTTTCTACCGCGGCAAGGACGTGGCGGTGATCGGCGGCGGCAACTCGGCGGTGGAGGAAGCCCTCTACCTGTCCAACCTCGCCAAGTCGGTGACGCTGATCCACCGCCGCGACACGCTGCGGGCCGAGCGCATCCTGCAGCAGCGCCTGCTGGCCAAGTCCAACGTGTCGGTGCGCTGGAACAGCATTCCCGAGGAGGTACTGGCCGAGACCGGCGGCCGCACCCCCGTGGCACGCGGCCTGCGCCTGCGCGATGCCAAGACCGGCGAGGTGAGCGAGCTGGCGGTGGAGGGCGTGTTCGTCGCCATCGGGCATTCGCCCGCCACCGGCCTGTTCGCGGGGCAACTGGCGATGGATGCGGAGGGCTACCTGGTGACCGACCCTGATTCGACGCGCACGAGCGTGGAAGGCGTCTATGCCGCCGGCGATGTGCAGGACCGGGTGTTCCGGCAGGCGATCACCGCGGCCGGCACCGGCTGCATGGCGGCGCTGGAAGCCGAGAAGTTCCTGACCCTGCACGAGGCGGACCAGTCGCAAGCCGCCTCCCAAGCGCACGCGGCCTGA
- a CDS encoding LysR family transcriptional regulator — protein sequence MPLDWDKLRVFHAVAEAGSFTHAGESLNLSQSAVSRQIQALEEALQVPLFHRHARGLILTEQGESLNRTVREVFAKLAMTEALLTESRERAAGRLKVTTTTGFGATWLAPRLRKFMTLNPDVTVTLLLDDSDLDLAMREADVAIRMHPPKQPDLIQRHIATFGYKIVGSPDYLKGAGMPQRPEDLDTHRLIVYGDYRPPVESINWLVEAGRRAGSPRRAAVEVNSLPAILYAVRAGLGLAAMPDYMNQELGDLTAVLTDLKSPRIDAYFVYPEEMRHSKRVGVFRDFLVSELAALNAG from the coding sequence ATGCCGCTGGATTGGGACAAGCTCCGCGTTTTCCATGCCGTCGCCGAGGCCGGCTCCTTTACCCATGCGGGTGAGTCGCTGAACCTCAGCCAGTCCGCCGTGTCCCGCCAGATTCAGGCGCTGGAAGAGGCGTTGCAGGTGCCGTTGTTTCACCGGCACGCGCGCGGCCTGATCCTGACAGAGCAGGGCGAAAGCCTGAACCGGACGGTGCGGGAGGTCTTCGCCAAGCTGGCGATGACCGAGGCGCTGCTGACCGAAAGCCGCGAGCGCGCGGCGGGCCGCCTGAAGGTGACCACCACCACGGGCTTCGGCGCGACTTGGCTGGCGCCGCGGCTGCGCAAGTTCATGACGCTGAACCCGGACGTGACGGTCACGCTGCTGCTGGACGATTCCGACCTGGACCTCGCGATGCGCGAGGCGGATGTCGCCATCCGCATGCATCCGCCCAAGCAGCCGGACCTGATCCAGCGGCATATCGCGACCTTCGGCTACAAGATCGTCGGCTCCCCGGATTACCTGAAGGGTGCCGGCATGCCGCAGCGACCGGAGGATCTCGATACCCACCGGTTGATCGTCTACGGCGATTACCGGCCGCCGGTGGAAAGCATCAACTGGCTGGTGGAGGCCGGGCGCCGCGCCGGCAGCCCGCGCCGCGCGGCGGTGGAGGTCAACAGCCTGCCCGCCATCCTGTATGCCGTGCGCGCCGGGCTGGGGCTGGCCGCCATGCCGGATTACATGAACCAGGAGTTGGGCGACCTGACGGCGGTGCTGACCGACCTGAAGTCACCCCGCATCGATGCCTATTTTGTGTACCCGGAGGAAATGCGTCATTCCAAGCGCGTCGGCGTGTTCCGCGACTTCCTGGTGAGCGAGCTGGCGGCGTTGAACGCCGGCTGA
- a CDS encoding NepR family anti-sigma factor, translating into MKRYSRTAPVEQRALEQWTQRNLKDRYDEALKEPVPDELLALLRQFPSH; encoded by the coding sequence ATGAAGCGTTATTCGAGGACGGCACCGGTCGAACAACGCGCCCTTGAGCAGTGGACCCAGCGCAATCTGAAGGACCGCTACGACGAGGCCCTGAAGGAGCCGGTGCCCGACGAGCTGCTGGCCTTGCTGCGGCAGTTTCCCAGCCACTGA
- a CDS encoding DUF2188 domain-containing protein: MTKVVYHVVEHDGGWAYRVGDVFSESFPSHDAAAAAARSAAAKQQQGSETEVIEYQDRKGAWHTETARGDDRPETAVEE, encoded by the coding sequence ATGACCAAAGTTGTCTACCATGTCGTCGAGCACGACGGCGGCTGGGCCTACAGGGTGGGGGACGTGTTCTCCGAATCCTTTCCCAGCCACGACGCCGCCGCCGCGGCGGCCCGCAGCGCCGCCGCCAAGCAGCAGCAGGGCAGCGAAACCGAAGTGATTGAATACCAGGACCGCAAGGGTGCCTGGCATACGGAAACGGCGCGCGGCGACGACCGCCCGGAAACCGCTGTCGAGGAATAA
- a CDS encoding multidrug DMT transporter permease, with the protein MDPFLPALILLSGAAFIHSRSNVPELRPESEAADTVWKYLALLALWLWMGLLVWGLVMRPWTQVAIGFVLSLAFNLLLALRGPRPAWPGLSMVSAVLGIGAGLYTLLL; encoded by the coding sequence ATGGATCCCTTTCTGCCCGCCCTGATCCTGCTGTCCGGGGCCGCCTTCATCCATTCCCGCTCCAACGTGCCGGAGCTGCGCCCGGAGTCCGAGGCGGCCGATACCGTCTGGAAATATCTGGCGCTGCTGGCGCTGTGGCTGTGGATGGGGTTGCTGGTGTGGGGTCTGGTGATGCGGCCCTGGACCCAGGTGGCGATCGGCTTCGTGCTGTCGCTGGCCTTCAACCTGCTGCTGGCGCTGCGTGGCCCTCGCCCGGCTTGGCCGGGACTGTCCATGGTCAGCGCGGTGCTGGGCATCGGTGCCGGCCTGTACACCCTCTTGCTGTAG
- a CDS encoding alpha/beta fold hydrolase has protein sequence MFFPSFTLDHREVSGQALRLRRGGEGPPLLLLHGNPQTHAMWHKVAPQLARHHTVICPDLRGYGLSGKPPASASHLAYSKRAMAADMLELMRQLGFPRFGVVSHDRGARVAHRLALDAPDAVERLAVMDIVPTLEHFERTDMAFAMGYYHWFFLAQPHDRPERMILRDIEDWFDLHTGREPKDATFFHPEARADYLAALRAPGTVTAICEDYRAAATIDLEHDRASRAARQRVQCPLLVLWGGKGRIGEWYDPLALWGQYAAGPVSGQPVPSGHYLAEEAPDAVLAALEPFLGQ, from the coding sequence GTGTTCTTCCCAAGCTTCACGCTGGACCATCGCGAGGTTTCCGGCCAGGCGCTGCGCCTGCGCCGGGGTGGCGAAGGCCCTCCCCTGCTGCTGCTGCACGGCAACCCGCAGACCCATGCGATGTGGCACAAGGTGGCGCCGCAGCTGGCGCGGCACCACACCGTCATCTGCCCTGACCTGCGCGGCTACGGCCTGTCCGGCAAGCCGCCGGCGAGCGCCAGCCACCTCGCCTACAGCAAGCGCGCCATGGCGGCCGACATGCTGGAACTGATGCGGCAGCTCGGCTTTCCCCGGTTCGGCGTGGTCAGCCACGACCGGGGGGCGCGCGTGGCGCACCGGCTGGCGCTGGATGCGCCGGACGCGGTGGAACGGCTGGCGGTGATGGACATCGTGCCCACGCTGGAACACTTCGAGCGCACCGACATGGCCTTCGCCATGGGCTACTACCACTGGTTCTTTCTGGCCCAGCCGCATGACCGGCCGGAGCGGATGATCCTGCGCGACATCGAGGACTGGTTCGACCTGCACACCGGGCGCGAGCCCAAGGATGCGACCTTCTTCCACCCCGAGGCACGCGCAGACTACCTGGCCGCCTTGCGTGCACCCGGCACCGTGACGGCGATCTGCGAGGACTACCGCGCCGCCGCCACGATTGACCTGGAACACGACCGTGCCAGCCGCGCGGCCAGGCAACGCGTGCAGTGCCCGCTGCTGGTGCTGTGGGGCGGCAAGGGCCGCATCGGCGAATGGTACGACCCGCTGGCGCTGTGGGGCCAGTACGCGGCAGGCCCGGTGTCTGGCCAGCCGGTGCCGAGCGGCCATTACCTGGCCGAGGAAGCCCCAGACGCCGTTCTGGCGGCGCTGGAACCCTTCCTCGGCCAGTGA
- a CDS encoding type 1 glutamine amidotransferase domain-containing protein — protein sequence MTDIRQARILVLATDGFEQSELLVPVEQLRAKGATVEVVSPEKTMEPGQITAWDGEAEKPGWGKLVKVDRKLAEAKAEGYDAIVLPGGQINPDKLRTEPQAVKLVQDFAAQGKVVAAICHGPWLLAEAGLAKGRTLTSFSSIKTDMKNAGANWVDQEVATDKGIVTSRSPADLDAFVAKIVEEIAEGNHGDRRAA from the coding sequence ATGACCGACATCCGACAGGCCCGTATCCTGGTGCTGGCGACCGACGGCTTCGAGCAGTCCGAGTTGCTGGTGCCGGTGGAGCAGCTGCGCGCCAAGGGCGCCACGGTCGAGGTGGTGTCCCCCGAGAAGACCATGGAGCCTGGCCAGATCACCGCCTGGGATGGCGAGGCCGAGAAGCCCGGCTGGGGCAAGCTGGTGAAGGTGGACCGCAAGCTGGCCGAGGCCAAGGCCGAGGGCTACGACGCCATCGTGCTGCCCGGCGGCCAGATCAACCCGGACAAGCTGCGCACCGAGCCGCAGGCCGTGAAGCTGGTGCAGGACTTCGCGGCGCAGGGCAAGGTGGTCGCCGCCATCTGCCACGGCCCCTGGCTGCTGGCCGAGGCCGGGCTGGCCAAGGGCCGCACCCTGACCTCCTTCAGCTCCATCAAGACGGACATGAAGAACGCCGGCGCCAACTGGGTGGACCAGGAAGTGGCGACGGACAAGGGCATCGTCACCAGCCGCTCCCCCGCCGACCTCGATGCCTTTGTGGCGAAGATCGTCGAGGAAATCGCCGAGGGCAACCACGGCGACCGCCGCGCGGCCTGA
- a CDS encoding GNAT family N-acetyltransferase gives MTAIIRDGRDEDEAGYIRLIGDAWAEYPNCILDVDGEVPELRALHSYFGKAGGRVWVAEEGGRIVGMVATRPLGSDHAWEICKMYVEKSQRGTGLAHRLLGGAEAHAMAEGAERLVLWTDTRFDAAHRFYEKRGYVRAGSIRILDDISKSLEFRYAKPAHGVVVEALDAAAAASAERRLAEILVACVDDGAAVSFLPPLPVETARAFWRRVSGDVAMGKRLLLVAWVDGRMAGTVQLDLDTPPNQRHRAELAKLLVHPEFRRAGTGRALMQRAEQAARGIGRTLLTLDTRAGHAGEALYRELGWREAGRIPGFATDGTGALHDTVLFFKPL, from the coding sequence GTGACCGCCATCATCCGCGACGGGCGGGACGAGGACGAGGCCGGCTACATCCGCCTGATCGGCGACGCCTGGGCCGAGTACCCCAACTGCATTCTCGACGTGGATGGCGAGGTGCCGGAACTGCGTGCCCTGCACAGCTACTTCGGCAAGGCGGGCGGCAGGGTCTGGGTGGCGGAGGAGGGCGGGCGCATCGTCGGCATGGTGGCGACGCGGCCGCTGGGCTCCGACCACGCCTGGGAAATCTGCAAGATGTACGTGGAAAAGTCGCAGCGTGGCACGGGCCTCGCGCACCGGCTGCTGGGCGGCGCCGAGGCACATGCCATGGCCGAGGGCGCCGAGCGGCTGGTGCTGTGGACCGACACGCGCTTCGACGCCGCGCACCGCTTCTACGAGAAGCGCGGCTACGTGCGCGCCGGCTCCATCCGCATCCTGGACGACATCTCCAAGTCGCTGGAGTTCCGCTACGCCAAGCCGGCGCATGGCGTGGTGGTGGAAGCGCTGGACGCCGCCGCCGCCGCTTCCGCCGAGCGGCGGCTGGCGGAGATCCTGGTGGCCTGCGTGGATGATGGCGCCGCCGTGTCCTTTCTGCCGCCCTTGCCGGTGGAAACCGCGCGCGCCTTCTGGCGCCGCGTGTCGGGCGACGTGGCGATGGGCAAGCGGCTGCTGCTGGTGGCCTGGGTGGATGGCCGCATGGCCGGCACGGTGCAGCTGGACCTGGACACGCCACCCAACCAACGCCACCGCGCGGAGCTGGCCAAGCTTCTGGTGCACCCCGAGTTCCGCCGCGCCGGCACCGGCCGCGCCCTGATGCAGCGGGCGGAACAGGCGGCACGTGGCATCGGCCGCACGCTGCTGACGCTCGACACCCGCGCCGGACATGCCGGCGAGGCGCTGTACCGCGAGCTGGGCTGGCGCGAAGCCGGGCGCATCCCCGGCTTCGCGACGGATGGCACCGGCGCGCTGCACGACACGGTGCTGTTCTTCAAGCCGCTGTAG